The Panicum virgatum strain AP13 chromosome 3N, P.virgatum_v5, whole genome shotgun sequence genome includes the window GAAGATCCGATTAGCTTCACTGCATTCTGTATAATCCCTGGCCCCAGGGCTCACCTAGTTTTTGTATTTGGCGATGATAGAATGTGTTTCCTTGAGCAGCTGTGCGAACGTGAAGTGTTCTTGTAaatgtttatttattttgtattgtcATGGCATCtaccaagttttttttttcagaaattaGCCTCTCAATCAAACTTCGGTGGATACTGTCTGCCAAGTTTCTGGCGGTGAGGCAGTAAACGTCTGAAGTTCCAAGATTAAATGTAATAGCAGCAGTGATAGGTGAAATGGTGTGTATTGTAATAGCAACAGCTTGAAATCCTGATGGCTGCCTGTGGCTCATTGCATATAGCTATAGGTTGCTACATGATCCTATGTGAAGTGAAGCCCTCCTTTTTTAATCATTGTGAAGTGAAACATGAAAGAATTTCGGTACAATTAgagatggcagcggatcgggtttggtgcgggtatccgcgggtttcggtttttcgggtttcgggtttggtgttggtttttcgtccacggttttcaggttcgggtttgggtttgatttcgggttcggtttcgggttttggtttccacccgtggatatccaatggatatccgaaataaatcatttgaaattaaaactcatgttttataatattttaatgataacttgtttacttagactattaaatttattgaaagttgactcatgaaaatatttattatgtgttgcctcttgtttatacatgcgaatatgtgtatatttatccgcggatttcgggtatccattcgggtttcgggtatccgcgggtttggttttggtgatggatttccaTCCGAATCGGtttcggtttcgggttcgggtttcgattttggatttcggttttgggtgcacggagactccacccgatccgaacccgacccgttgccatccttggGTACAATTTTAACCCCCATGAATATAATATAAGTAATGCTGATATTATATCAATATTATCGAAGACTACTACATGACACTAATCGTCATACAAAAATATAATGTTACCAGTTCTACAATGGTTGGATGGAGTAACTGTTAAGCCAAGCTTTTATAGACTGAAAGCTGGCCTCCGTAACCTGGTTGGTTGGATCCATCCAAGCCCAGACCACGTCTTCCACaactgcaacaaacttgccgcagATTAAGGTCGTGTGCAGCTTCAGTTAAAACATACTATACATATATAACATCCTGTAGATGGGTGAATCTGTCTCGACAAATTGAAGTCGACGACGTTCTCCGTGATCTTCATCATCGTCCATCACTGACTGGCCCGGGATCTTCATCATCGTTCTTCACTGACTGACCCGGGCGCGGCATGCAGCTCCAGGTACACAGATGACCAGACCTCACCCTCGTCTTCTGGTGCCCCGGCATGCGCTAGGGTTACTTGTGGCGACTGTCACCGGCGTCGTTACCTCTGTGTCCTCTgttggagtttcaactccctCGTCTTTTGCAGGAAGAATTCGATACCTACGATGGCTGCGACGCTCTCCTATCTGTGAAGTACAAGTGCCTTACAGAAAGATCCAAAGTTATTGAGATTGTAGGGGCGAAGGATATCGTATTTGCTCTTTCTCGATCTGGGCTTTGCGCTGCTTTTGACCGAGGTAGGTGTTCTGAAGATGAGATCTGTACGTGGCACATTCTGAATATCTGATAAAATCTGTTCGTTGTCATTTGGCCTGCTCTGCCTTTGTACTTCTGTGTCTGCAGTGACAAATAAGCGCATAGCCTTCTTGAATTTAAGCCCAGATGAAGTTATTCGGAGCATGTTTTACAACAAGTACAATGATTCGCTTATCACTATCTCCATTTATCCATCTGACAATTATGGATCGTTGAACTGCAGAACAACCCCGCTTGAGTAAGAACATATGCTCCAAAGTCCAAAGTTCTCTTTTGAAGAAGTGCCCTATAGatgctaaatatttttttaatgttaTTACTGTTTTTCCTTATTcctatctatatatatacactGTTCAAGTATCGTTTGAATCGACTTTTGTTGAACAATGCAACTTACCAAAGTTCATGGGCTGATTGTTCCTGCAGGTATGTTAGAAGGAATGAGTTAGATGCTGGATTTCCTATTTTTGAATCCGAATCTCTGAAGTGGCCAGGATTTGTGGAGTTTGATAGTGTGAATGGAAAAGTACTCATATATGCACCACAGCAAGGGTATGCCTTCTTTAACAGTTCATTTTTTTTCCACAGCCATATTGACCTAATTGTCATTCTTTTATGTGCAGTATCTATAAGGTCTTTGACTTGGCGAACTACTCCTTTCTATATTCGATACAACATGAGAATGTGCAGGATATAAAGATCAGGTTTGCGCTCTTTTCTCCTGATTTGATCTATCTTACAGCATTCTAGGGACCCAATTGATGCATTTTAAATTTCTTATTTCAGTCAGGGATTCATGCTCGTGGTATATAATAGAACGCCGAGTTATGTTTCGTTGAAGATGTTATCCATTGTAGATGGAAAGCCAATTAAATCTTTTAAGCACTTGTTGCACCCCAACAAGAAAGTTGATTTCATTGAACATTTCAACAAGAAGCTCCTGGTCAAGCAAGAGGGCGAGAACATTCAGATACTTGATGTATGGCAAGTTCAGGAGCGATATATTACATTTGTTTTCCCCCTAGAGGAACCCCTAATTCTTGCGAGCCTAATAATTGACGTTGTTTATGCCGTGAAGGTGTGGAATTCTGAGCTAATAGAAATCAGTGCCACCAAGTTTGTGAACCCTCAAGCATTGGCTGTTCTGTATGAGAGGAATCTCTTCTTGATATTCCGGAATAGAACGGCAGCTGTATGGAACTTCCAGGGGGAGCTTGTGACTTCTTTTGAAGACCATTTGCTTTGGCATGACAACGTTTGTAGCACAAACGCAATTTATATTACTAAGGACGAGGGCCGGATTATCTCGTACTGCAAATCTGAGGCAGTTGAGGATGATGGTACAGGTGCATTACTCAAAACCCTTCATTTTCTCGAAATTGCATCAttcatttatataaaaataaaaatgcaaCTACTTTCATCTAGAGAACTACTACACTGATGTATAAAAATGCTAGGTGGTTCTGACAGTAAATCCTGTAGAGCATCAATAGTAATCATGAGTGTGGAGCGTACCATGGAATTCGGTTTGTAGAACTATTGGCTGCAAATTTCCTGACACATGTATCATCTGCAGTTACTCCAATTGGGTCCATCAACATGAGCGACATTGTGACGGGCAAGTGCATTGCGAAGATTGCTGCCAACAACCCTACCATCAGTGTCGCCCCTCGCAGAAATGGTTGCAATAACCGGTCCTCGGTCGGCTGCACCCCTCCAGAAGCCCTGAAGGACGTTACAGCAGTGTTCTACGACGAGGACAGGAATGAGATATACACCGGCAACAAACACGGTCTGCTGCATGTGTGGTCCAATTCATCCGGGTTTATTTTCGGGAAACTGTGATTGTGCAGTCTTCTGTATTTCCTTGCTACGCACCATGCTAGTAACATAGAATTTAGTCTCCATGTCAAACTTGGATGGATATTTGAAATGATCCGCCGAATACTGTTCTGTTCTTTCAACAGCGCTGTCATCAGAATTTTCAGTTTTCAGAAAACTCTAGTTCTTTTTCTGTAAGTACCTGAATCAAATGATATGCAAACAATTTTTGATAATTTTGCTGAACAACCAGCTCAGCTGCTTGTTCGCAAAGCGAGTAACATTGGAAGGTAGTCTAAATGCACGGTGGATTTCATTAGCATTAATGCACCTGTTGCTTAGCCAGAATATCCGGACCTGAGTACTCTGATACTCATGCGTTGGTTTTGGACTCGTGACTTTGAAATATTAAAGAAATTGACGGCATTTTAATCCCCATGAATCGGATGTCAAGTGATGCAAAGATCATGCTCAGTATGAAACCTAAACACTTTGGCAGATAACACCCCGAAAAATGGCATATGCTAGTACAGTTGCAAAGACAGCAACAGGACGTTATTTTCTCATGAAGAAAAACAGAATTTGTTTTTCAAAGAACCAGGCACTATGTCTACAACAAAGTTCCAGAATCAAGTTACAGGAAATGTGGAGCGAAGAGGGATCCTAGATATTTACATCATGCTAGAGAACAAACATGCTAGCTTTCTACCCAAAGGGTTCATAATGCAAAGAACAAATGAAACATTGTGCAGAGCACACTCCAAGTACAAGGACTCAGTAGTTCTCCTTGGGAACAAAGAAGTCAAATGTCACATCAACGCTACCAGACGATTCTCCAGTGTCCTTGAAGTCGACGCCAACGATTTTCCCTCTGTATTGCTCTTCAGATTCCTGGTACTCTGGCTTCACACGGCGCACGGGAACAGTCACAGAGTACATCGTACCAAGGCCAGCATCAGTTGAGATATCCACTTGGACGTTATCCCGTGATTCTATCTCGACAAACTCAGATAGCGCCTCAATGACATTCTCCACAATCTTTTTCTTTGCTTCATCACTAACTTCACACCTGTCTGAGAATAGGATCATCTTAAGCCTCTGTTTTGCAATGTTTGCATTGGAGTTTTCCTTTATGGTTGGCGCAGGAAAGATTATCTTCCATGCTAATTTCAGACGGTCAAGAAATCCCATGTTAACGACATTGTGAAGGAAGCCTTCCATCTCTTGAGTTATAGGAGAAAAATCCTTCCTTGAAAGAGCATAGGTCTGGGTGGATCTCTGTGAACAGCTTTGACGTTCAATGATTAACCGGCTGTTTGTAAGCATGTGATTGCTAGATGCTCCACGAGGAAAAGTACAAAAGTGAGCCTGCAGCATGACAAAATTATAATGTTGAGAATTCCAGTATAAACAATGCCAACATATTAGAAGCACATTGCAGTACCAAAGCTAGTGGCAGTGCTTGGTATGTTTCCACTGACAATACTAAACCTCCAATACTGAAACTCGCACAAATCTGCATGACAGCATCAGAGCTATACACAGTACTAGGTCTAATATCTTGTATGTGTGACACAGCAGTACACTAGTTTAATTATTCATATATGAATCATTTTATAGTTAATTGAGCAAGCATGCTTCAGGCCTTCTATCAACAATACACTAAAGAAATGtgcatatgaaaaaaaaaattaaacacaGAGCTAATCTAACAGAGCAAGAATAACAAGACAGCAAGGCAGATAGAAACCACATTTCATGGGGTGAACCCCtcaaatttggtcaaacatagCCTCAGGAACTCTCTTAACTCTTGATTCCTGATGACAAGGCCAGCCTACTCTTATGTACCATCTCAGTTTaggatgaaaaaaaaatgacatcTGGTTTGAGAtttatatttgaaaaaattgaaaaatatactaacacaaagtatttttataaatacaaaCTTTCTTCATTTCTAGCTACCTTTCCAACCAGATTCATACTCTCCAAATCTGCTACCAAGTACCGATGTACAATGAAAAAAAGAAGGAACCAATTAGTCTGGGAGCTCCTTGTAGGGTCTGGCAAGTAGTTTAGTAGCTGGAAATGGCATGCTTTCATGCTCATCTTACCAGAACCTAATACTAATACTTCCACAGTATGAAAAAACATGGCACGAGAAAATTGTACAAAgcaaagggaaaaaaaaacagaaaagagCCCGATACTAAGCAAGCTTAAATTTGGAAATCTGATTGTCTGGTTTTTGTCAAGCAAGTTTGAGATTACTAGGACTACTAACAAACACACCAGCTTCACTAGCACACTAAACCCGCATGAAATGGAGACGCCAAACGCCTATCAGTTTACATTCATTGCTAGTTTGCTACACTTTGGTGGAGTAAATTCTAATTTTCCAATGTATTACGATAGGCAGCAAAAAATGATTGCAATTAAACGAGACCAATAATAAAGGAGACAATGGCTAACTTTAGTTTTGAGCATAGCACACTATCAAATAGGACACAAAAGCTGTACATACAAGGTAGCAAATGACAGCATGAAGAGGAAATCCTTTCACCAGGAAATCAAATGCAGGGCACTTATTTATGGTC containing:
- the LOC120666243 gene encoding uncharacterized protein LOC120666243 yields the protein MQLQEEFDTYDGCDALLSVKYKCLTERSKVIEIVGAKDIVFALSRSGLCAAFDRVTNKRIAFLNLSPDEVIRSMFYNKYNDSLITISIYPSDNYGSLNCRTTPLEYVRRNELDAGFPIFESESLKWPGFVEFDSVNGKVLIYAPQQGIYKVFDLANYSFLYSIQHENVQDIKISQGFMLVVYNRTPSYVSLKMLSIVDGKPIKSFKHLLHPNKKVDFIEHFNKKLLVKQEGENIQILDVWNSELIEISATKFVNPQALAVLYERNLFLIFRNRTAAVWNFQGELVTSFEDHLLWHDNVCSTNAIYITKDEGRIISYCKSEAVEDDGTVTPIGSINMSDIVTGKCIAKIAANNPTISVAPRRNGCNNRSSVGCTPPEALKDVTAVFYDEDRNEIYTGNKHGLLHVWSNSSGFIFGKL
- the LOC120666244 gene encoding cell division topological specificity factor homolog, chloroplastic-like isoform X2, with amino-acid sequence MQICASFSIGGLVLSVETYQALPLALAHFCTFPRGASSNHMLTNSRLIIERQSCSQRSTQTYALSRKDFSPITQEMEGFLHNVVNMGFLDRLKLAWKIIFPAPTIKENSNANIAKQRLKMILFSDRCEVSDEAKKKIVENVIEALSEFVEIESRDNVQVDISTDAGLGTMYSVTVPVRRVKPEYQESEEQYRGKIVGVDFKDTGESSGSVDVTFDFFVPKENY
- the LOC120666244 gene encoding cell division topological specificity factor homolog, chloroplastic-like isoform X1 — protein: MALPVSGGCGGDACALLAPSASSLRPPLRRAAGAKAHFCTFPRGASSNHMLTNSRLIIERQSCSQRSTQTYALSRKDFSPITQEMEGFLHNVVNMGFLDRLKLAWKIIFPAPTIKENSNANIAKQRLKMILFSDRCEVSDEAKKKIVENVIEALSEFVEIESRDNVQVDISTDAGLGTMYSVTVPVRRVKPEYQESEEQYRGKIVGVDFKDTGESSGSVDVTFDFFVPKENY